In a genomic window of Gossypium arboreum isolate Shixiya-1 chromosome 7, ASM2569848v2, whole genome shotgun sequence:
- the LOC108469505 gene encoding uncharacterized protein LOC108469505, whose protein sequence is MAFSARNDPFSMQLHAFPGDQRRCFQSIGKLDALGNYNAGVGAGDNCKKPAAGLNLSIKSCFEDSRRTWDKKARAFAPRLARDLEIISYNEPQKVAEPTTDTRGAYRSGNPLDFSDYPLRNKITVAVDVDEVLGNFVSALNKFIADRYSLKRSVSEYHVYEFFKIWNCSRQEADIRVHEFFKSSYFKKGIHPIPGAQRALHRLSRFCDLSVVTSRQNVIKDHTIEWLEKYYPGLFREMHFGNHFALHGKSRPKSEICRLLGAKILIDDNPRYAVECAQVGIRVLLFDYENSYPWCKTESIDKHPLVTRVNNWEEAEQQIAAWIFSSTIP, encoded by the exons ATGGCGTTTTCAGCCCGTAATGATCCGTTTTCCATGCAACTCCACGCTTTTCCCGGCGACCAACGCCGTTGCTTTCAGTCCATCGGTAAATTAGACGCGCTCGGAAACTACAATGCTGGCGTCGGCGCCGGTGACAACTGTAAAAAACCCGCTGCTGGCTTAAATTTGAGTATTAAAAGTTGCTTTGAGGATTCGCGTAGAACCTGGGATAAAAAAGCACGGGCCTTTGCTCCCCGGTTGGCGCGTGATTTAGAAATCATCAGCTATAACGAACCCCAAAAAGTAGCGGAGCCGACGACTGACACTCGCGGCGCGTATCGAAGTGGGAACCCTCTTGACTTTTCCGACTACCCCTTGCGTAATAAAATCACGGTTGCCGTCGATGTCGACGAAG TACTAGGAAACTTCGTTTCGGCTTTGAACAAATTTATAGCTGATCGCTATTCGTTGAAACGTTCAGTCTCCGAATACCATGTTTACGAGTTCTTCAag ATATGGAACTGTTCTCGTCAAGAAG CTGATATCCGTGTCCATGAGTTCTTCAAGTCATCATATTTCAAGAAAGGTATCCACCCGATCCCAGGTGCTCAGAGGGCGCTTCATAGGTTATCAAGATTTTGTGACCTGTCTGTTGTAAC GTCACGGCAAAATGTCATTAAGGACCATACGATCGAGTGGTTAGAGAAGTACTACCCTGGACTGTTCCGAGAGATGCACTTTGGCAACCATTTTGCTCTACACGGCAAGTCTAGACCTAAGTCAGAAATATGCCG TTTGTTAGGAGCCAAGATTCTAATCGATGATAATCCCAGATATGCTGTTGAGTGTGCTCAAGTTGGAATCAGAGTTCTGCTTTTTGATTACGAGAACTCGTATCCATGGTGCAAGACAGAGTCAATTGATAAACATCCTTTGGTGACTAGGGTAAATAATTGGGAAGAAGCGGAGCAACAAATAGCTGCTTGGATTTTTAGTTCTACTATCCCATAG